From a single Drosophila sulfurigaster albostrigata strain 15112-1811.04 chromosome 3, ASM2355843v2, whole genome shotgun sequence genomic region:
- the LOC133841067 gene encoding uncharacterized protein LOC133841067: MWKLLLLVQVVSVSTYRTLRCPAAAKDQPQFHLVRECQRANTDDALALENTPTLKECVELAREFRGLALNYAPLERRRHIYPDAAPKKKQDARQRLSVFEQPGEFFNCHVLQCPQNTSFSGMVNDSRFDYYSLYGRPTALNNISCIPEVGLFVIYTRHTNYTDASLSCRNASEFSGSLAHIASQKRTEELAKWLRDYNSQRANSAIFLAYVGLQYNSSVSLRAMDYRNAQQESLLCFLFSAWHAGHPRLGASQANASCVALTPQATWQTTSSCDHELPFICEIFTATNTTQLDTGENAATEACVVN, from the exons ATGTGGAAACTGTTACTACTAGTGCAAGTTGTATCTGTGTCAACATACAGAACGCTGCGTTGTCCAGCGGCTGCCAAAGATCAACCACAATTTCATCTGGTGCGTGAATGTCAGCGAGCCAACACAGATGATGCACTTGCTCTTGAAAATACGCCAACGCTAAAGGAATGTGTGGAGTTGGCACGCGAGTTCCGAGGTTTAGCATTGAACTACGCGCCACTCGAACGGAGACGACATATATATCCTGATGCTGCTCCTAAAAAGAAGCAGGATGCACGTCAACGCTTAAGTGTTTTTGAGCAGCCGGGAGAGTTTTTTAACTGTCATGTACTGCAGTGTCCACAAAACACAAGTTTTTCGGGAATGGTGAACGACAGTCGCTTCGACTACTATAGTCTCTATGGCAGACCAACAG CTCTAAACAACATCAGTTGCATACCGGAAGTGGGTCTATTTGTGATCTACACCAGGCACACCAATTACACAGATGCTTCTTTGAGTTGCCGCAATGCCAGTGAATTCAGCGGCAGCCTGGCTCACATTGCCTCCCAGAAACGCACAGAAGAGCTGGCCAAATGGCTGCGAGATTACAATAGTCAGCGAGCGAACTCTGCCATCTTTTTGGCTTATGTGGGCTTGCAGTACAATAGCAGCGTATCGTTAAGAGCAATGGATTATCGCAATGCGCAGCAGGAAAGCCTGTTGTGCTTCCTCTTCAGCGCCTGGCATGCTGGTCATCCGCGCTTAGG TGCTTCCCAGGCCAATGCCAGCTGCGTGGCGCTAACTCCGCAGGCTACTTGGCAAACGACGTCGAGTTGTGATCATGAGTTGCCTTTCATCTGCGAAATCTTCACTGCCACCAATACCACACAACTGGACACAGGAGAAAATGCAGCGACCGAAGCGTGTGTGGTGAATTGA
- the LOC133841072 gene encoding putative ATP synthase subunit f, mitochondrial — protein sequence MAFGDYPAEYNPKVHGPYDPARYYGKADVPFGQVKLGELGAWFSRRNKTPNAIGGAISRAWWRWQHKYVFPKRAGIAPFFQITVASMTFFYLINYTKLKHHRNYKYH from the exons ATGGCTTTCGGAGACTATCCAGCTGAGTATAACCCAAAGGTGCATGGACCTTACGATCCAGCCCGCTACTACGGAAAGG CTGATGTGCCCTTCGGTCAAGTGAAATTGGGTGAACTGGGCGCCTGGTTTAGCCGCCGCAACAAGACCCCAAATGCCATTGGTGGCGCCATTAGCCGTGCCTGGTGGCGCTGGCAGCACAAGTATGTGTTCCCCAAGCGTGCTGGCATTGCACCCTTTTTCCAGATCACCGTCGCCAGCATGACGTTCTTCTACTTGATCAACTACACCAAGTTGAAGCACCACAGGAACTACAAGTACCACTAA
- the LOC133841062 gene encoding uncharacterized protein LOC133841062, producing MKLEELLTKGAPSPQEDDDDDEKAESKTKATNASDEGVENAEDAADESAEKESATGKKKGTRKKRSLNWEEAERGLLLEVIKTKVAFVENRSVDAKSIKAKRLAWSQITKQFNALNFRHRLLEQIQVQWRSMKNSAKREYQQKHPKSDVLEGMRMIEFMEELQKDPVSSRSQTRSSGTNGAVNVPLKKELLEMDEDEDMPLAALPNSTNASEDTLQTSTIAIPSPPPSTAGGDSQQESAQPQSAPNRRKRAKGKPLLQHKDDTDGAAGSADNEKTSPTRKRRQRNHSQAQSVLSEDFNTETSPVNASAAAVGPFTPTAGPNETISSLDMEEKYKQQLFKLLKQARLAEIDYARREHEQKLRFEQMEQELKMSYYRQEQDLKLRQMREEHDMRLRQQRREHEARISVYNSSNCCLNGTAGGEVTGQESAAQGAMRCNAKTDYNNVHLDSVVAAAAQPSSSSNSSSTDAVHALNANSLVYN from the exons ATGAAACTGGAAGAGCTGCTAACAAAGGGTGCACCATCGCCGCAGgaagatgacgacgatgatgaaaAGGCGGAGTcgaaaacaaaagccacaaaTGCCTCCGATGAGGGGGTGGAGAACGCTGAAGATGCTGCGGACGAGTCGGCTGAAAAAGAAAGTGCGACTGGCAAGAAAAAAGGCACACGCAAAAAACGCTCACTCAATTGGGAAGAGGCCGAACGTGGTCTGTTATTGGAGGTGATTAAAACAAAAGTGGCATTTGTAGAAAATCGCAGTGTCGATGCCAAAAGCATCAAGGCCAAACGATTGGCCTGGTCCCAAATCACCAAACA ATTCAATGCGCTGAACTTTCGACATCGGTTACTCGAACAAATCCAGGTGCAATGGCGCAGCATGAAGAACTCCGCCAAACGTGAGTATCAACAAAAGCATCCCAAGTCGGATGTGCTCGAGGGCATGCGCATGATCGAGTTCATGGAAGAACTGCAAAAGGATCCGGTCTCATCGCGCAGTCAAACGCGCAGCAGCGGCACCAATGGTGCTGTCAATGTGCCGCTAAAGAAGGAGCTGCTCGAAATGGACGAAGATGAGGATATGCCGTTAGCTGCGCTACCCAACTCGACAAATGCCAGCGAGGATACGCTGCAAACATCCACCATAGCCATACCCTCACCACCACCATCGACCGCAGGCGGAGACTCACAGCAGGAGAGCGCACAGCCTCAATCAGCGCCCAATCGACGCAAACGGGCCAAAGGTAAACCGTTGCTACAGCACAAGGATGACACTGACGGTGCCGCTGGCTCCGCCGACAACGAAAAGACTTCGCCCACACGCAAACGAAGACAGCGCAAT CATTCACAGGCACAATCAGTGCTCTCGGAAGACTTTAATACTGAAACGTCACCCGTCAATGCCAGTGCCGCTGCAGTTGGGCCATTCACGCCCACAGCTGGTCCCAACGAGACAATTAGCAGCCTGGACATGGAGGAGAAATACAAGCAGCAACTTTTCAAGCTGCTGAAGCAAGCGCGTCTGGCCGAGATTGATTATGCAAGGCGTGAGCATGAGCAGAAGCTACGCTTCGAGCAAATGGAGCAAGAACTCAAAATGTCGTACTACCGTCAAGAACAGGACCTCAAGCTGCGTCAAATGCGCGAGGAGCACGACATGCGACTGCGTCAGCAACGGCGTGAGCACGAAGCACGTATTAGTGTCTACAATTCAAGCAACTGCTGCTTGAACGGCACAGCTGGCGGAGAAGTGACAGGACAGGAGTCGGCGGCACAGGGAGCAATGCGTTGCAATGCCAAAACAGATTACAATAATGTGCACTTGGACAGTgtcgttgcagctgcagcgcagccatcgtcatcgtcgaaTAGCAGCAGCACGGACGCCGTGCATGCGTTGAATGCCAATTCATTGGTCTACAACTAG
- the LOC133841069 gene encoding calaxin-like yields MKDLDLTLDYMENARFNYVYGTAVARMEASIFSTLEKLCISMIYHKFVLREGPRTRYMTVQQLSGFIRMMFKITDPRINHRIVKTISDDPNCVDPKFHPDRHCTLNSFIKMLAIYFSNDLDRRMRFVFSVYDEDGYGFMNRETVMRYIDAFFTGDDEDEIFEMRADMLELLFQKFDKDKDLLISFEEYCDTVRKQPELLEFLGTVFPSKNDLDVVGLCCNLHTH; encoded by the exons ATGAAGGATCTAGATCTGACCCTTGACTATATGGAAAATGCTCGCTTCAATTATGTGTATGGAACAGCAGTTGCGCGCATGGAAGCCTCGATCTTTTCAACACTCGAGAAGCTCTGCATTTCGATGATCTATCACAAGTTTGTACTACGCGAGGGACCTCGAACGAGATATATGACTGTGCAACAATTAAGCGGTTTCATTCGCATGATGTTCAAGATAACAGATCCTCGGATTAATCATCGTATTGTGAAAACTATTAGCGACGATCCGAACTGTGTGGATCCAAAGTTTCATCCAGATCGTCATTGCACTCTGAACAGTTTTATAAAGATGCTCGCCATCTACTTCTCTAACGATCTCGATAGGCGCATGCGATTTGTTTTTAGC GTCTATGATGAAGATGGATACGGTTTCATGAACCGTGAGACTGTGATGCGCTATATAGACGCATTTTTCACAGGCGACGATGAGGACGAGATTTTTGAAATGCGAgct GATATGCTTGAGTTGCTATTTCAAAAATTCGATAAGGACAAGGACCTGCTCATCTCGTTCGAAGAGTATTGTGACACTGTGCGCAAACAACCGGAACTATTAGAGTTCCTAGGCACAGTATTTCCATCCAAAAATGATCTTGATGTCGTTGGGCTGTGCTGCAATTTGCACACACATTAA